A window of Vigna unguiculata cultivar IT97K-499-35 chromosome 4, ASM411807v1, whole genome shotgun sequence contains these coding sequences:
- the LOC114180699 gene encoding LRR receptor-like serine/threonine-protein kinase ERECTA, which produces MLPKLRGLGLTDCSLSDHFILSLSPFEFNFSTSLLAFDLSDNTFTPPVIFRWVSNITSNLVELDLSGNNLEGSVSNHFGMAMKSLEILDLSLNNLKDEVLKSFMNICTLHSLNMQGNNLTEDLPSILHNLCNGCIRYSLQDLNLGENYINGSLPDISAFSVLKSLYLSNNQLSGKIAEGNKLSTQLESLSISSNFLEGGIPKLFGNACALRSLDMKANNLSDELSTIIHHLSGCAKYTLEHLGLQENQINGMIPDLSAFSALMSLDLSNNHLNGKIREDINLPFHLEYLSISSNFLEGGIPISFGNACALRSLEMEDNRLSVEFSMIIHHLSGCARYSLKELYLHMNEINGTLIDLSIFTSLRVLSIGENKLSGKILKNIQFPPQLEDLDIQSNSLNGVFTDYHFVNVHFPNG; this is translated from the exons ATGCTACCAAAACTAAGAGGATTAGGCTTAACTGATTGTAGCCTTTCTGATCATTTTATCCTTTCATTGAGTCCTTTCGAATTCAACTTTTCTACTTCCCTGTTGGCCTTTGATCTTTCTGACAACACCTTCACGCCACCCGTGATATTCCGGTGGGTGTCAAATATCacttcaaaccttgttgagctAGACCTTTCTGGCAACAACTTGGAGGGTTCTGTATCCAATCATTTTGGCATGGCAATGAAATCTCTTGAGATCCTTGACCTTTCCCTTAATAATCTCAAGGATGAGGTTTTGAAATCCTTCATGAATATATGCACCTTACATTCTTTAAACATGCAAGGAAATAATTTGACCGAAGACCTTCCATCAATTCTTCATAATTTGTGTAATGGATGTATTAGATACTCACTACAAGATTTGAATTTGggagaaaattatattaatggATCTTTACCAGACATTTCAGCATTTTCAGTTTTGAAGTCATTGTATCtttcaaataatcaattatctggAAAAATAGCAGAAGGTAATAAATTGTCAACTCAATTGGAATCTTTATCAATCTCATCAAATTTTCTAGAAGGTGGAATTCCGAAATTATTTGGTAATGCATGTGCTTTGCGCTCATTGGACATGAAGGCTAATAACTTGAGTGATGAGCTTTCAacaataatacatcacttgTCTGGATGCGCTAAATACACACTAGAACATTTGGGCTTgcaagaaaatcaaatcaatggTATGATTCCTGACCTTTCAGCTTTTTCAGCTTTGATGTCATTGGATCTTTCAAACAATCACTTGAATGGGAAGATAAGAGAAGATATTAATTTACCATTTCACTTGGAATATTTATCAATCTCATCAAACTTTCTAGAAGGTGGAATTCCCATATCATTTGGAAATGCATGCGCTTTGCGCTCATTAGAAATGGAGGATAACAGGTTGAGTGTAGAGTTTTCGATGATAATTCATCATTTATCTGGATGTGCTAGATAttcattaaaagaattatatctaCACATGAATGAAATCAATGGCACACTAATTGACCTCTCAATATTCACATCTTTAAGAGTGTTATCTATTGGTGAAAACAAGCTAAGTggaaagattttaaaaaatattcaatttccACCTCAACTAGAAGATTTAGACATACAGTCAAATTCCTTAAATGGTGTGTTCACTGACTATCATTTTGTTAAT GTACATTTCCCAAATGGTTGA